Proteins from a single region of Desulfobacter postgatei 2ac9:
- a CDS encoding response regulator produces MDRILFVDDDLAFMEVTQRRLRKIFDIDIAQGGREGLNAVAGKGPYAVVITDLHMNGMDGFEFVEKAKKIDPDSVIVMLTGHGNLDVSLKALNGGKIFKFLIKPCKPHVLEKTLQECVEQYHRNSHLVKTPEASPTNRDKILIVDDDPEVLSVFTTAVNATDQCDVLTAENGKIALELIKFIKIHVIVTDLDIPDMGGIQLLKATHRREPNMDLFLMTWRPASEFQNSVPEITLNAIFEKPLDMQAVLEKIWSALRSNRKGEIKGFGTAAFLQMIEMEEKTCTLQVRSADKVGFLFFRKGQLIAAETGDLKNEDAAYDIINWKDATFEVARPDAEKHTEINRTLMHILVEAARRHDEAEADK; encoded by the coding sequence ATGGATAGAATTTTGTTCGTTGATGACGATCTTGCTTTTATGGAGGTCACGCAACGACGCCTGAGAAAAATATTTGATATTGATATCGCCCAAGGTGGCCGGGAAGGCCTCAACGCGGTGGCGGGAAAGGGGCCTTATGCCGTCGTAATCACCGACCTGCATATGAATGGCATGGACGGATTCGAGTTTGTGGAGAAGGCAAAAAAAATAGACCCTGACAGCGTAATTGTGATGCTTACCGGCCACGGCAATCTTGATGTTTCTTTAAAGGCGCTGAACGGGGGTAAAATTTTTAAGTTCCTGATAAAACCCTGCAAGCCCCATGTACTTGAAAAGACACTGCAGGAATGCGTCGAACAATACCACAGGAACAGCCATCTGGTCAAAACACCCGAAGCTTCACCTACCAACAGAGATAAAATACTTATCGTCGATGATGATCCGGAAGTATTAAGTGTATTTACGACAGCAGTGAATGCCACAGATCAGTGCGATGTACTCACAGCCGAAAACGGCAAGATAGCCCTCGAACTTATAAAATTCATAAAAATACATGTGATCGTAACCGATCTTGACATACCGGATATGGGCGGTATCCAGTTGTTAAAAGCCACGCACAGGCGTGAACCGAATATGGACCTGTTTTTGATGACTTGGCGGCCAGCATCTGAATTCCAAAATTCGGTGCCGGAGATCACTCTGAACGCCATTTTTGAAAAGCCGCTCGATATGCAGGCGGTTCTGGAGAAGATTTGGTCCGCCCTGCGATCCAATCGAAAAGGAGAAATTAAAGGGTTTGGTACGGCGGCCTTTCTCCAAATGATCGAAATGGAAGAAAAGACATGCACTCTCCAGGTACGATCAGCCGACAAGGTCGGATTTTTGTTTTTCAGGAAAGGCCAGTTGATTGCAGCTGAAACCGGGGACCTGAAAAACGAGGATGCGGCTTATGATATCATAAACTGGAAGGATGCCACTTTTGAAGTCGCCCGGCCAGATGCTGAAAAGCACACTGAAATCAATCGCACCCTCATGCATATTCTGGTTGAAGCGGCCCGCAGGCATGACGAAGCGGAGGCAGATAAATGA
- a CDS encoding SpoIIE family protein phosphatase, translating into MGQRFLSTIKGKIIVYVTLVMVISTAVNLYFTNRDVGQAMLVTQEKSARNILHSFYLVIRENYHQLLTSKRAMTLTKRNQLKQKARMIQSVFTGFCTAVTPGDDSRSGIQKALAWINNIPFENTDFYIMDEEFNLISSSNKKMRKGAYRTIEDIKDRKIAEVMQFDNLNHHGDFAIFNTVGENGRSGHVLAFFLPFPPRKYTIGVSVDISGIEAQAQAEKEKCISSLNEYAGRLTITKSGFVCMVGADDTILIPPPDLGENTTKDIIRCIKEKTGIQQIRTTDIADISEIRYVARSDNGGSRTMIIYSTYFKPFKWYTGVVIPLNEINAAAKQLVVRQSIIIGLMCIVGIIAVFVLVSRISKPLTLLSHYARRLPRRDLSKPLPEDSPIDALIKKHKDEVGTLAASFLLMRRELNKNIQNLIQSTTARLRMESDLNIAREIQLGMVPKTFPFFADHPEFDLYAMLTPAKEVGGDLYDFFLIDEDRLCFTLGDVSEKGVPSALFMVITRTLIRTLSEKMESPGIVMEEINEILSADNPRSMFVRLVIGIFNFRTGEILYANGGHNPPVVMPCNSECYFKKGNTQPVVGALPGISYTDISLRLEPQDSFFLYTDGVNEAMDADSKQFSSERQLAVLEFNKENSAEQVINAVLGAVRKHAGNAVQSDDIAMLMIKYQGSDFI; encoded by the coding sequence ATGGGTCAACGGTTTTTATCGACAATTAAAGGTAAAATCATTGTTTATGTGACCCTGGTGATGGTTATCTCAACCGCTGTCAATCTCTATTTCACCAACAGGGATGTGGGACAGGCCATGTTGGTGACCCAGGAAAAATCAGCCCGTAATATTTTGCACTCCTTTTATCTGGTAATTCGCGAGAATTATCATCAACTTCTGACTTCCAAGCGGGCAATGACCCTGACCAAGCGCAATCAACTCAAACAAAAAGCGCGAATGATTCAATCTGTTTTTACCGGTTTCTGTACCGCCGTTACTCCCGGGGATGATTCCCGGTCAGGGATTCAAAAGGCCCTTGCATGGATTAACAATATCCCCTTTGAAAACACCGATTTTTACATTATGGATGAGGAGTTTAACCTGATTTCAAGCTCGAATAAAAAGATGCGCAAAGGGGCTTACAGAACCATTGAGGATATTAAAGACAGAAAAATTGCCGAAGTGATGCAGTTTGACAACTTGAACCACCACGGTGATTTTGCAATCTTCAACACGGTTGGAGAAAACGGCCGATCCGGTCACGTCCTGGCTTTTTTTCTGCCGTTTCCGCCCCGGAAATATACCATTGGGGTATCCGTGGACATCAGTGGCATTGAAGCTCAAGCCCAGGCAGAGAAGGAAAAATGTATCTCTTCCCTGAATGAATATGCCGGCCGACTGACTATCACTAAAAGCGGATTTGTTTGTATGGTTGGTGCAGATGATACAATCCTGATTCCGCCCCCTGATCTTGGTGAAAACACCACCAAAGACATTATCCGCTGTATTAAAGAAAAGACAGGTATCCAGCAGATCCGAACCACGGATATTGCAGATATTTCGGAAATCAGATATGTTGCCCGGTCGGATAACGGCGGCAGCCGGACCATGATTATTTACAGCACCTATTTTAAACCGTTCAAGTGGTATACCGGTGTTGTTATTCCCCTCAATGAGATCAATGCCGCTGCAAAACAACTGGTTGTACGGCAGAGCATTATTATCGGCCTGATGTGTATAGTCGGCATTATTGCCGTCTTTGTTCTGGTTTCCCGGATTTCAAAACCATTGACTCTTTTATCCCATTATGCAAGGCGGCTGCCCCGGCGGGATCTTTCCAAACCTTTGCCGGAAGATTCACCCATTGATGCATTGATAAAAAAACATAAGGATGAAGTTGGTACCCTTGCCGCATCTTTTCTCCTCATGCGTCGGGAATTGAATAAGAATATTCAGAACCTTATTCAGAGTACGACAGCCCGGCTCCGTATGGAAAGTGACTTGAATATCGCAAGGGAGATTCAGCTGGGTATGGTGCCCAAAACCTTTCCGTTTTTTGCTGATCATCCGGAATTTGATTTGTATGCCATGCTTACGCCTGCAAAAGAAGTGGGCGGGGATCTATATGATTTTTTTCTTATTGATGAGGACCGTCTGTGCTTTACCCTGGGCGATGTGTCTGAAAAAGGGGTGCCCTCGGCATTGTTCATGGTGATCACCCGTACCCTGATTCGGACGTTGAGTGAAAAGATGGAATCCCCAGGTATCGTCATGGAAGAAATAAATGAGATTTTAAGCGCTGACAATCCAAGATCCATGTTTGTCAGGCTTGTCATCGGTATTTTCAATTTTAGGACCGGTGAAATCCTTTATGCCAATGGCGGGCATAACCCGCCTGTGGTCATGCCCTGCAACAGTGAATGCTATTTTAAAAAAGGGAATACTCAACCCGTAGTGGGGGCTCTTCCCGGCATTTCATACACTGACATATCATTGCGCCTTGAACCCCAAGACAGTTTTTTTCTGTACACCGACGGTGTGAATGAAGCCATGGATGCCGATTCTAAACAGTTTTCCAGCGAACGCCAGCTGGCTGTCCTGGAATTTAATAAAGAAAATAGTGCGGAACAGGTGATCAATGCTGTGCTTGGCGCTGTCCGGAAACATGCCGGAAACGCTGTTCAGTCAGATGATATTGCTATGCTGATGATCAAATATCAGGGATCGGATTTCATTTAA
- a CDS encoding DUF3124 domain-containing protein: protein MVKKYILGYPILLIGLLLCVRGTAFAQQAPNLSKGQKVYVPAYSHIYTGNRQIPTFLTVTLSIRNTDMSHGIEVVSVDYYNTKGTLLKKYLPSPISLKPLESIRYVVDYDDKAGGAGANFIVEWRSEKPVNPPIMETIMIGSRSSFTSRGQILIPFK, encoded by the coding sequence ATGGTAAAAAAATATATACTGGGTTATCCGATTTTGTTGATTGGCCTGTTATTATGTGTAAGGGGTACGGCTTTTGCTCAGCAAGCCCCGAATCTTTCAAAGGGACAAAAGGTTTATGTCCCGGCATATTCACATATTTACACAGGCAACAGACAGATCCCCACGTTTTTAACCGTGACTTTAAGCATCCGCAATACGGACATGTCTCATGGCATTGAGGTTGTGTCGGTAGATTACTACAACACCAAAGGCACTCTTTTAAAAAAATACCTCCCCTCACCTATTTCTCTAAAGCCCCTTGAATCCATACGCTATGTTGTCGATTATGACGATAAGGCCGGAGGGGCCGGGGCCAATTTTATTGTTGAATGGCGATCTGAAAAGCCAGTAAATCCCCCGATCATGGAAACCATCATGATCGGCTCAAGGTCTTCTTTCACGTCCCGGGGCCAGATTCTTATCCCTTTTAAATGA
- a CDS encoding GSPII_E-like protein — translation MEDKTAHLEIEDFLMAEGFVSSEEMAEARGIRKTHIEQSKKQLGFILLGQKKITQEQLKKLLFLQEMQWQMGKRAVEKGMLSQEQLEEGQRQVKQSGRSLSRFLVKKGYLSDMDRKKLVYEQLDTLFLVKLAVKHRLIQESDLESVLKLKHYKKSTCEILYEQNRVTLSELNLAFRRFSRDLKLGQILLQQALIHEADLEKALALQSAAHKALGKILLENKWVALDQLYFALSIQYNTPFQKLDGYIYYEKQKIELRSIIGQRYACEHQILPLFWNGDNLTLAVSNPARIWSMQDLKSRHPSIQMTCVLITDEKFEQLYALLYGEVLPRPVQRFLSGQQNSEGAVVVIDNLKEQHAQIKLLYQAYKAQMQMAGGDKSVPREEIWFIEFIEENFNTICNTYGCSGVQFRCTTKERNPELFASPVP, via the coding sequence ATGGAAGATAAAACGGCGCACCTGGAAATAGAGGATTTTCTGATGGCCGAAGGATTCGTATCCTCCGAAGAGATGGCCGAAGCCAGAGGCATCCGGAAGACTCATATTGAGCAATCTAAAAAACAATTGGGTTTTATCCTCTTAGGCCAAAAAAAAATAACCCAGGAACAATTGAAGAAGCTGCTGTTCCTTCAGGAAATGCAGTGGCAGATGGGTAAACGGGCAGTTGAAAAGGGCATGCTCTCTCAGGAGCAGCTGGAGGAAGGCCAAAGGCAGGTCAAACAGTCTGGTCGCTCCCTGAGCCGATTTTTAGTTAAAAAAGGGTATCTTTCAGATATGGATCGAAAAAAACTGGTTTACGAGCAGCTGGACACCCTTTTCCTTGTCAAACTGGCCGTCAAACACCGGCTGATCCAGGAGAGCGATCTGGAATCGGTGTTAAAGCTCAAGCATTACAAAAAATCAACATGTGAAATTCTGTATGAACAAAATCGTGTCACCCTGTCCGAACTAAATCTGGCTTTCCGCAGATTCAGCCGTGACCTCAAGCTGGGGCAGATTCTGTTACAGCAGGCCTTGATCCATGAGGCGGATCTTGAAAAGGCCCTTGCATTGCAGTCCGCCGCCCATAAGGCGCTTGGCAAAATACTTTTAGAAAATAAATGGGTTGCCCTAGACCAGCTCTACTTTGCTCTTTCCATTCAGTACAACACCCCGTTCCAGAAACTTGACGGATATATTTATTATGAAAAACAAAAGATAGAACTGCGCAGTATAATCGGCCAACGCTATGCCTGTGAACATCAAATTCTCCCTCTTTTCTGGAACGGTGACAACCTTACCCTCGCAGTCTCCAATCCGGCCAGGATCTGGAGCATGCAAGATCTGAAATCTCGCCATCCGAGCATTCAGATGACCTGTGTGCTGATCACTGATGAAAAATTTGAACAGTTATACGCCCTGCTTTATGGAGAGGTCCTGCCCAGGCCTGTCCAGAGGTTTTTGTCCGGGCAGCAGAATTCAGAGGGAGCCGTGGTGGTGATCGATAATCTGAAAGAACAGCACGCCCAGATCAAATTGTTGTACCAGGCTTATAAGGCCCAGATGCAAATGGCAGGAGGAGATAAGTCGGTTCCCCGGGAAGAGATCTGGTTCATCGAATTTATTGAAGAAAATTTCAATACAATCTGCAACACTTACGGTTGCTCCGGCGTCCAATTCAGATGTACCACCAAAGAGAGGAACCCGGAACTCTTTGCCTCGCCGGTACCATAA
- a CDS encoding 4a-hydroxytetrahydrobiopterin dehydratase: MDSLITHKCVPCEKGGLVATAEEIANFKRQVPDWEIVDVQGNQTLKRVFRFKNFKQALTFVNRVGELAEAEYHHPTLVLGWGRVEVLWTTQKIKGLHKNDFSMAAKTDALV; encoded by the coding sequence ATGGACAGCTTGATTACGCATAAATGTGTTCCCTGTGAAAAGGGCGGTTTAGTTGCAACAGCAGAAGAGATAGCAAATTTCAAACGCCAGGTGCCGGACTGGGAGATCGTTGATGTACAGGGAAACCAGACCCTGAAGCGAGTGTTTCGGTTTAAAAATTTTAAACAGGCCCTGACCTTTGTTAACCGGGTGGGTGAGTTGGCTGAGGCCGAATATCATCATCCCACACTGGTTCTGGGATGGGGGCGTGTGGAGGTGTTGTGGACAACCCAAAAAATAAAGGGCCTGCATAAAAATGATTTTTCAATGGCAGCCAAAACGGACGCTTTGGTTTGA
- a CDS encoding SpoIIE family protein phosphatase — protein sequence MFSTIKGKILFAVILVMVISTLVNIFSTHRDVGNAMLTAQQDSALNILHALDLIIEADYRNLLKEKRTLTLLKRSQLKNTTEVIASVFEGFAAKGESQETNGLKHALSWLETAPFDNVEHYIIDAQSNIIASSNAQVTALSLKSLMDVKHRNLSQVMQFDHLTPRGDFAAFNFDQSQENASVLAYFKPFTPWSLTIGVSVDISQLQALAEKQKEQIILSLTDYTQSLKIADSGFVYIFDESGAALIPQLASASQAMGTRLNRITGNMINDDIRQNASAEFSHFHYLPDMPDKNAKKMIAYCYYFKPFKWYISVIIPLQEIKLPAQRLVIRQSLIIVMMFMAGLVAIILVVSRIATPLQRLSSYAREIPKLNFTTPMEKATPVDDLAENHKDEVGDLAASFILMRHELSRNIQDLINITSDRQRIESELGIAREIQLGMVPKTFPGLLEFDHIDLYATLEPAKEIGGDLYDFFRLDDEHVVFTLGDVSHKGVPAALFMVVSRTLIRVFSGKDVSPARMMTSINNVLSSDNPRSMFVTLIIGILNIQTGRIVYANGGHCPPIMINHDGARFIEEKKDPPVGAMPGIIYSDSTLTLNNGQGFMLYTDGVNEAMNKDGEQFSNQRMIDEVSKDRDLPSKKIAHNLLDRIREHADSAAQSDDIAILIIKFRK from the coding sequence ATGTTCTCAACCATTAAGGGGAAAATTTTATTTGCTGTTATTTTGGTCATGGTGATATCTACCCTGGTTAACATCTTTTCCACCCACCGGGATGTGGGTAACGCCATGCTGACGGCCCAGCAGGATTCCGCGTTGAACATTCTGCACGCCCTGGATTTGATTATTGAAGCAGATTACCGCAACCTTTTGAAGGAAAAACGGACCCTGACCCTTTTAAAACGCAGCCAGTTAAAGAACACGACCGAGGTTATCGCATCGGTATTTGAAGGCTTTGCCGCAAAGGGTGAATCACAGGAGACAAACGGACTTAAACACGCACTCTCCTGGCTTGAAACAGCCCCTTTTGATAATGTCGAGCATTACATCATTGATGCACAATCCAATATAATAGCATCGTCCAATGCGCAGGTAACCGCCCTTTCTTTAAAATCATTAATGGATGTCAAACACAGAAACCTATCCCAGGTCATGCAGTTTGATCACTTAACCCCAAGAGGGGACTTTGCTGCGTTCAACTTTGACCAGAGCCAGGAAAACGCATCGGTGCTTGCCTATTTCAAACCATTTACACCCTGGTCACTAACCATCGGCGTCTCCGTGGATATCAGCCAGCTCCAGGCCCTGGCGGAAAAACAGAAAGAACAGATCATCCTCTCTTTGACAGATTATACCCAAAGTCTGAAAATCGCTGACAGCGGCTTTGTCTATATTTTTGATGAATCAGGTGCCGCACTGATTCCGCAGTTGGCAAGTGCGTCTCAGGCCATGGGTACCCGGCTCAATCGAATCACCGGTAATATGATAAATGACGATATCCGTCAAAACGCATCTGCTGAATTTTCACACTTTCATTATCTGCCTGACATGCCCGATAAAAATGCAAAAAAAATGATCGCCTATTGTTATTATTTCAAACCCTTTAAATGGTATATCAGTGTCATCATTCCTTTGCAGGAGATCAAACTGCCGGCCCAGCGTCTGGTTATCCGGCAGAGCCTGATCATCGTAATGATGTTCATGGCCGGTCTTGTGGCCATTATTCTGGTCGTCAGCCGGATCGCTACACCCTTGCAACGCCTGTCATCCTATGCCAGAGAAATTCCAAAACTCAATTTTACCACCCCCATGGAAAAGGCAACGCCGGTGGATGACCTGGCTGAAAATCACAAAGATGAGGTGGGAGACCTGGCTGCGTCATTTATCCTTATGCGCCACGAACTAAGCCGAAACATCCAGGATTTGATCAACATCACCTCAGACAGACAGCGGATTGAAAGTGAACTGGGGATTGCCAGGGAAATCCAGTTGGGCATGGTGCCGAAAACCTTTCCGGGGCTGCTTGAATTTGATCATATAGATCTGTATGCCACGTTGGAGCCGGCCAAGGAAATCGGTGGAGATCTTTATGATTTTTTCCGGCTTGATGACGAGCATGTTGTTTTTACTTTAGGTGATGTTTCCCACAAAGGTGTGCCTGCAGCCCTGTTCATGGTGGTCAGCCGGACCCTTATCCGAGTATTCAGCGGCAAGGATGTATCACCTGCCCGGATGATGACCAGTATCAACAATGTATTAAGCTCCGACAATCCCCGTTCCATGTTTGTTACCCTTATCATCGGGATTTTGAATATTCAAACAGGCCGGATTGTCTATGCCAATGGCGGACACTGCCCGCCCATTATGATCAACCATGACGGGGCCCGTTTTATAGAAGAAAAAAAAGACCCCCCTGTCGGTGCCATGCCGGGCATCATTTATTCGGACAGCACCTTAACCCTTAATAATGGACAGGGTTTTATGTTATATACGGATGGGGTTAACGAGGCCATGAACAAAGACGGGGAGCAATTTTCAAATCAACGGATGATTGATGAAGTGTCAAAAGACAGGGATCTGCCGTCGAAAAAAATAGCGCATAATCTTTTAGACCGCATTCGGGAACATGCCGATTCTGCGGCCCAGTCCGATGATATTGCCATCCTGATAATCAAATTCCGGAAATAA
- a CDS encoding nucleotide-binding protein gives MKRVITITSGKGGVGKTNICVNLAVEFARKGLRPCIFDADLGLANINILMGIRPEHTLEEVVNGEKRIPDIMIHDTCGVDIIPGGTGVEKLAAMTPEDVSQLIESFSCIAGYDVLLFDTSAGISRHVLSFCLASQEVLLVVTSEPTSLTDGYSLLKVLSLNGYRDPVKVVMNKAKNERFARAVFDKFNETVKQYLPIEISYAGCLPADETVSAAVTRQRPFSLLYPRARAAAGIEQLAGFLLDNPGINTCDSAFEKFWEKYMEIAGTPIKLPKGKKKSTMAPETAPKSLQPPSAQAPVSVGDNPLSDQILTSLNELTTIITDMSAEFREFRRTLTGQANDSATPGDPENDLWVPQLPPIIFLDFEAYKKKKQQEI, from the coding sequence ATGAAACGGGTGATCACCATTACCAGTGGAAAAGGCGGGGTTGGCAAGACCAATATCTGCGTGAATCTGGCGGTTGAGTTTGCCAGAAAAGGATTGCGGCCCTGCATTTTTGATGCGGACCTGGGGTTGGCCAACATCAATATTCTGATGGGAATTCGGCCGGAGCACACTCTGGAGGAGGTGGTAAACGGGGAGAAACGCATCCCCGATATTATGATCCACGATACCTGCGGTGTTGACATCATTCCCGGCGGAACCGGTGTGGAAAAGCTGGCCGCCATGACACCTGAGGATGTCTCCCAACTAATCGAATCCTTCTCTTGCATAGCGGGGTACGATGTACTGCTCTTCGATACTTCGGCCGGCATATCCAGGCATGTGCTGTCCTTTTGCCTGGCTTCCCAGGAGGTGCTCCTGGTGGTGACCTCCGAACCCACATCGCTGACCGATGGGTACTCGCTGTTGAAGGTGCTTTCCCTGAATGGATACCGCGATCCGGTGAAGGTGGTCATGAACAAAGCGAAAAATGAACGTTTTGCCAGGGCTGTATTCGATAAATTCAACGAAACGGTGAAACAATATCTTCCCATTGAAATTTCCTATGCCGGCTGCCTTCCCGCCGATGAAACCGTGTCCGCTGCGGTCACCCGGCAGCGTCCTTTTAGTTTGCTGTATCCTAGAGCCCGCGCTGCAGCGGGCATTGAGCAGTTGGCTGGATTTCTGCTCGACAATCCAGGCATCAATACATGTGACAGTGCGTTTGAAAAATTTTGGGAAAAGTATATGGAAATCGCGGGGACTCCTATAAAACTGCCGAAAGGGAAAAAAAAATCAACCATGGCCCCGGAGACAGCCCCAAAATCTCTCCAACCGCCTTCAGCCCAAGCACCTGTTTCTGTAGGAGACAATCCCCTGTCCGACCAGATATTGACATCTTTAAATGAATTGACCACCATCATCACCGATATGTCGGCTGAATTCAGAGAATTTCGGCGCACACTGACAGGGCAAGCCAATGACAGTGCCACCCCCGGTGATCCCGAAAATGACCTATGGGTACCACAACTGCCGCCTATCATTTTCCTTGATTTTGAAGCGTATAAGAAAAAAAAACAGCAGGAGATCTGA
- a CDS encoding multidrug effflux MFS transporter: protein MKTNTLKMMCLLALLAAFPPLSTDMYLPALPLLQQIWQQPMSVVNLTLSGFFIGFCISMLLYGPLSDKYGRKPLLMVGIMIYIAASFVSGFVDDIYHLICLRVLQGVGASSGVVISMAITKDLYEGKQRQRILAYMAVIMALAPMLAPILGGVIMAWLSWNWVFFMQAVMGMIALGGVFWLKEPLQEPENIRVFETMRLYLKLFGNWRYIGLVLLFSVIVLPHFSFIGSASNIYISHFGMSEQVFSYFFAFNAAAIMAGSFICTRIQRRMASEKIVTIGFAGILAAGLFMHADLVAGPWGLALPMALSSFFFGLSRPPSNYLVLLQVDRGAGTASSLMIFLYFVVAAFAMWFISLDWTGTIHVIARMAIFSALFVLAIWLPMVKKLDLNAGE from the coding sequence ATGAAGACCAATACCCTGAAAATGATGTGCCTTTTGGCGCTTCTGGCTGCTTTCCCACCGTTATCAACGGACATGTATCTTCCGGCGTTGCCTTTGCTTCAACAAATTTGGCAGCAGCCTATGTCCGTGGTCAACCTTACCCTGAGCGGATTTTTCATCGGATTTTGCATCAGTATGCTGCTGTACGGCCCCTTGTCGGACAAATATGGTCGAAAGCCCCTGCTTATGGTCGGTATCATGATTTATATTGCTGCCAGTTTTGTGAGCGGATTTGTGGACGATATCTATCATCTTATTTGCCTCAGGGTTCTGCAGGGCGTTGGGGCATCGTCGGGCGTGGTAATCTCCATGGCCATTACCAAGGACCTGTACGAAGGGAAGCAGCGGCAGCGCATACTTGCCTATATGGCTGTAATCATGGCCCTGGCACCCATGCTTGCGCCGATACTTGGCGGGGTCATCATGGCCTGGCTCTCCTGGAATTGGGTGTTTTTTATGCAGGCTGTCATGGGTATGATTGCCCTGGGCGGCGTGTTTTGGCTCAAGGAGCCTTTGCAGGAACCCGAGAATATCCGCGTTTTTGAAACCATGCGGCTGTATCTGAAATTGTTTGGCAATTGGCGTTATATTGGTCTTGTCCTTCTTTTTTCGGTTATTGTCCTGCCCCATTTCTCTTTTATCGGATCCGCGTCAAATATTTACATTTCCCATTTTGGCATGTCGGAACAGGTGTTCAGCTATTTTTTTGCGTTCAATGCAGCCGCCATCATGGCAGGGTCCTTTATATGCACACGGATTCAAAGACGCATGGCTTCGGAAAAAATTGTGACCATCGGCTTTGCAGGCATATTGGCAGCCGGTCTTTTTATGCATGCCGATTTGGTGGCAGGACCCTGGGGGCTTGCCTTGCCCATGGCACTGTCCTCTTTTTTCTTTGGCTTAAGTCGGCCGCCAAGCAATTATCTGGTGCTGTTGCAGGTTGACCGGGGAGCGGGAACAGCATCCTCTCTTATGATTTTTCTCTATTTTGTTGTGGCGGCATTTGCCATGTGGTTTATATCCCTTGACTGGACCGGCACCATTCACGTGATTGCCCGGATGGCTATTTTTTCTGCACTTTTCGTTCTTGCGATCTGGTTGCCGATGGTGAAAAAGCTCGACCTGAATGCCGGAGAGTAA
- a CDS encoding NAD(P)-dependent oxidoreductase, with protein sequence MELAFIGLGIMGSRMAANLLKKNKNLTVFNRSAAPIRKLVAQGAVAADSYRNAVKGADVVFTMLASPEVVEKVAFSEEGFVSAMKKNAIWVDCSTVNPSFSRKSFLMAKECGIRFMDAPVSGTKPNAENADLVFFVGAEKSVLDVVQSLLEGMGQKVMHVGEPGKGTALKMLVNSLLAQSMLMLSENILLGEKLGFSKDFLLDTLPKMSVCAPFTQAKAEMIRKNDFEVQFPLEWMHKDLHLATLTAYEEGQPLPLANSAKEIYAAAKQDGLGRKDFSAIYQFMKNGTSP encoded by the coding sequence ATGGAACTTGCCTTTATCGGACTGGGGATTATGGGCAGCCGTATGGCTGCAAATCTATTAAAAAAGAACAAAAATTTGACGGTGTTCAACCGCTCTGCCGCACCCATTCGAAAATTGGTCGCACAGGGGGCGGTTGCGGCGGATTCATATCGAAATGCGGTCAAGGGTGCCGATGTTGTATTTACCATGCTGGCCTCCCCTGAAGTGGTTGAAAAGGTGGCATTTTCAGAGGAGGGTTTTGTATCCGCAATGAAAAAAAATGCGATCTGGGTGGATTGCTCAACCGTGAATCCCTCTTTTTCCAGAAAAAGTTTTTTAATGGCAAAAGAGTGCGGCATCCGGTTCATGGATGCGCCCGTATCCGGAACAAAACCCAATGCAGAAAATGCGGATCTGGTTTTCTTTGTCGGCGCTGAAAAAAGCGTTTTGGATGTTGTACAATCCTTGCTGGAAGGCATGGGGCAAAAAGTTATGCATGTGGGAGAACCAGGCAAAGGCACGGCATTAAAAATGTTGGTAAATTCGCTGTTAGCCCAATCCATGCTCATGCTTTCGGAAAATATACTGCTGGGTGAAAAACTTGGATTTTCAAAGGATTTCCTGCTGGATACCCTGCCCAAAATGTCGGTCTGTGCACCGTTTACCCAAGCCAAGGCAGAGATGATCCGCAAAAATGATTTTGAAGTCCAATTCCCTTTGGAGTGGATGCACAAGGATCTTCACCTGGCAACCTTGACCGCATATGAAGAGGGACAGCCCCTGCCGCTGGCAAATTCGGCAAAAGAAATTTACGCCGCAGCAAAACAAGACGGCTTGGGCCGGAAAGATTTTTCTGCAATTTATCAGTTCATGAAGAACGGTACATCTCCTTGA